In the Candidatus Poribacteria bacterium genome, one interval contains:
- a CDS encoding exo-alpha-sialidase, with translation MICLLASALTVDIGDVSDERWVYPLCRPLDVSENGPFVALPDGNLLTVGGEGMRISSDDGKTWSPPHPVCPGINDREPGSHYLLRTENGVLVMVYLDFTTYRFSWDDKVGEPKEDCRLELWAIRSLDGGRNWVDKQRLLDGYNANFFGFIQTSAGRLVVVAEHLVSDPGRWVVCSFISDDEGKTWKRNNFIDLGGHGHHDGATEPTVAELSDGRLLMFIRTNLDRFWQAISEDGGRYWRIIQPSRIDASSSPGYLIRLHSGRLVLVWNRLNPEGRVFPRSKPGPASEMPASWHREELSIAFSEDDGRNWTKPVVIARQKGGQLSYPYLFERRPGELWIIVGFAFRKGWKDPLPLRLKLNEDEFIRAVKG, from the coding sequence ATGATTTGTCTCTTGGCATCGGCGTTAACGGTTGACATCGGAGACGTTTCGGACGAGCGTTGGGTGTATCCGCTATGTCGACCGCTCGATGTGAGTGAAAACGGGCCGTTTGTGGCATTACCGGACGGGAACCTGCTGACGGTGGGCGGTGAGGGAATGCGGATAAGCTCGGATGACGGAAAGACCTGGTCGCCGCCGCATCCCGTCTGTCCCGGCATCAACGATAGGGAACCGGGTTCCCATTACCTTTTGCGAACCGAGAACGGCGTTCTCGTCATGGTCTACCTGGATTTCACCACTTACAGGTTTAGCTGGGACGATAAGGTGGGCGAGCCGAAGGAGGACTGTCGACTGGAGCTGTGGGCTATCCGCAGCCTGGATGGTGGAAGAAACTGGGTTGATAAACAGAGGCTTCTGGACGGTTACAACGCTAACTTCTTCGGTTTCATCCAAACGAGTGCGGGCCGGCTCGTGGTCGTCGCCGAACATCTTGTGAGCGATCCGGGCAGATGGGTCGTGTGCTCTTTCATCTCAGATGACGAGGGCAAGACGTGGAAACGGAACAATTTCATCGATCTGGGCGGGCATGGACATCATGACGGGGCGACGGAGCCGACCGTCGCCGAGCTGAGTGACGGGCGCTTGCTCATGTTCATCCGAACAAATCTCGACCGTTTCTGGCAGGCGATATCGGAAGACGGCGGAAGATATTGGCGTATCATCCAGCCGAGCCGGATAGATGCCAGTAGTTCTCCCGGATATCTGATTCGACTGCATAGCGGCCGACTTGTGCTGGTTTGGAATCGCCTGAATCCCGAAGGGCGCGTTTTCCCCAGATCCAAACCCGGCCCGGCATCGGAGATGCCGGCATCCTGGCATCGGGAGGAGCTGTCCATTGCCTTCTCCGAGGATGACGGAAGAAACTGGACGAAACCTGTCGTCATCGCCCGACAGAAAGGGGGACAGCTGAGTTATCCTTATCTTTTCGAACGCCGCCCCGGCGAGCTGTGGATCATCGTTGGATTCGCCTTCCGTAAGGGGTGGAAGGATCCACTGCCGCTCCGGCTTAAGCTGAACGAGGATGAGTTTATACGGGCTGTGAAGGGATAA
- a CDS encoding metallophosphoesterase, with protein MKIGVISDTHDNIPKIEKAVELFNDEEVGMVLHAGDFISPFTAGPFGKLRCKLIGVFGNNDGEKFGLRARFEGIGEISEDYVEVEVSGRRIFLTHKDALVETIAESGRYDVVIYGHTHVPEVRRIGETLLINPGEAGGWLKGRSTVAILDLDTMEVDLREI; from the coding sequence GTGAAGATAGGGGTTATATCCGATACCCACGACAATATACCTAAGATCGAAAAGGCTGTGGAGCTGTTCAACGACGAGGAGGTCGGAATGGTGTTGCACGCCGGCGATTTCATCTCGCCCTTTACCGCGGGTCCTTTCGGGAAACTTAGATGTAAGCTTATAGGGGTGTTCGGCAATAACGACGGCGAAAAGTTCGGCCTGAGGGCCAGATTCGAGGGGATAGGGGAGATCTCAGAGGATTACGTCGAGGTCGAGGTCTCAGGCAGGAGGATATTCCTGACCCACAAGGATGCCCTCGTCGAGACGATCGCCGAAAGCGGACGGTATGATGTCGTGATCTACGGCCACACACATGTCCCGGAGGTGAGAAGGATCGGCGAGACGCTCCTGATCAACCCGGGTGAGGCGGGCGGATGGCTTAAGGGTCGGTCCACCGTAGCGATCCTCGATCTGGACACGATGGAGGTCGATCTGAGGGAGATATAA